DNA from Lactobacillus johnsonii:
TTCATAGAAGTCCCTTTATCAATCTTATTGTTTCTTTTAATTATAGAACAATAGCCTTCATTTCAGTATTAAAAATATTAAAGCTGGCTTTAGGCACTTAAGATATGGAAGTAACTTAAAACAATTCCTAAAATCAAAACAAACCAGATCATCTTAGTGGACGTCACATGTTTCTTTCCTAGCAACCAGTAAACTAAAGCTACAAGTAAGACAGGTACTAAGGATGGCATAATTTGATTTAAAATTGTTTGCATCTTTAATGTTACTTTACCTGCTCGATATACAAATGGCACTTTAACATTCACTACCGTTGGTATTAAGGCACCAACGACGGTAACCCCAAGTAAAATAGCAGAGTCGGTAATTGCATTTAACTTACCTGAAGCAGAATCAATTAATTTTGCTCCCTGTGAATAACCGAGGTTTAAAAAGCCAAATCTTGTGAATAAAACAATTAAATTAACGATTATCCACAAAAAAGCTCCAAAAGGATTTCCTCGTAATCCCATATATGCACCAATTGATCCACAAATTGTGGGAATAATTGCGCCAAAAATTGTATCTCCTACACCAGCTAAGGGACCCATTAATCCTGTCTTTAAGCCAGCAATTGTTTCTTTGGCTTTACTTCCCTGCTTTTCTTCAATTGCCAAATCCATTCCAATAATAAAGTTTCCATCAAATGCATTCACGTTGAAGAATTGTGACTGCATCTGCATCATTTCAACTAATTCTTCATCTTTATACCAGCGTTTTAAAAATGGCAAAACAGTATAAAAGTAACCGGGAGCCATCATTTTTTCATAGTTCCAAGATAACTGACTAGCCCATAGCCAACGCCAATTTGCTCGAAAAAGATCTTTTTTTGTTAATTTATTTGAATTAGTTTTCATATTCTCCCTCTTCATTTGTATATTCTTCACTCTCAGTTACTTTTTCTGAACTATTTGGTTTTGTATTTAATTTTTCTACTTCACGAGTGTAGTGAAGATAAGCTAACGCGGCTCCCAGCAAAGCTACCCCTAACATTGGCATTTTTAAGTAAGCCGCTGCAATGAAGCCTATTGCTAAATAAGAAATAAATCTTTTAGTTGGTAAGTATCTAAGTAAAATTGCAATACCAACAATTGGCAAAATATGACCCGATACTTTTAACCCATCAGTCAACCAAGCTGGAATTATTCGTAGGATTGCTTTAACAACATCATTTCCTACTACAAGTAAGATAAAAACTGGGATTGCACGTGAAAGTCCCCAGGTAAAGGTTCCCCACAATGCATTTCTTGCTGCAGCATTTGGCTTATTTTCTTTAATAAAAGTATCAATTCGATGTTGAAAAATAGTATTAGCAAATCTAGCTAAAACATCTAGTTGAACCATTAAGAGTCCTACTGGAACTGCCAAACCAATTGCAAACTGCACACCTTTTCCTGAAATAACGGCGTAAACTGTACCAACAATTGCCCCAGTCATAAAGTCCGGCATTGAGGCTCCTCCATATGTTGAGACCCCTAAGACCATTAATTGTAGCGTTGCTCCAACTGCTAGCCCAGTTGTAATATCACCCATAATAATTCCTGAAATCATCCCAATTGCTAAAGGATTATTCACAATTGACACAGTCAATTGATCAATAATTGCCCAAAATGCTAGGCAAGTTAGTAATAGAATCTGCCACCATTGTATTGTCATTGTCTTATCTTTCCTTTACTTTTTTAATAACTCCATAAATTCTTCTTTGTCTTCTGCCGGCACCATTTGATGATAAAGATGACAACCATGCTCATTTAAATAGTTAAAATTATCAACATCTTCTGCCGTAACAGCCACACTCTTAGCAACTTGACGTGAATCAGCCTTAGTAGACATATTTCCTACATTAATTTCAGGCAAGTTCACACCATTATCAATCATTTGGCGTAAAACTCTAGGATTTTTAACTAACACTAAAACGGTTTGACCTTTATATTTTCCTTCATTAATTCTTCTGGCTGCACCTTTAGCAGTCAAAATACTTAAGTGAACACCATGCGGGCAGGCAGTCTTTAAGGCTGTTTTTTGAATATCGTTCTTTACAATATCATCCCCAACTACCATAATTCGCGTTAATCGCAATGCATTTGTCCACATGGTAGCAACTTGTCCGTGGATAAGTCTTTCATCAATTCGAACGTTATGCATAGTTTGTGGTTCTGCTTCCGCATTTTTATTTAATTCGTTACTTTGATGAGACTCTTTCTTGGTTGGAGTGGGTTTATCTTTAGTTGAATTTCCAACAGGAGCTATATTTTCTTTAGCTTGTTTAATTGCTTCCTCCATCGGAGTTCCCATTACTCCTGCTAACAAAAGCGGCAAACACAATCCGCTGTATACTTTTACTTCAGGATGTTCTTGCTGATAGCGTAATGCAGCGTTAGCCGGAGTTCCTCCGGCAATATCTACAATAATAGTTGGCACTTGTTCAAAGCTTTCGGCAGTTTGAGCAATTTCATCAAGTAAATCATCCTGATTCATTGTTTGTTTAAAAGCAATTGCTTTTACATTTGATAATTTTCCTGCAATCATTTCACAGCTAGCTAGAGTTGCCTTAGCATATTCACCATGACTAACTATTAAAAAGTTATTCACATTTAATTCCTCCAGAATTCACAATGTTTATATTTTATCCTAATTGGTATATAAATTAAAGCTAAATATAGTACTGTTTGCAGCTAATTATCCAATATTGGTATAGTTCAATTATGACAGTTTGTACTTGTAATCGTTATCATTGTTGATACAAAAAGAAGACCCTACTAGGCAATGTAGAGTCTTCTTAAGGAATATAACTATGAAAATTTTATTTAAGGAAATATTATTTAAGAATTGTGTTGAATATGTGAGGATTATAGGAAAATTTATTTTAATTACTTAGTAAAACCAACATCATACCATGAATTTGCAGATGGCTTAAGTGACCAGCCAGTTACCTTGTTGTTAACTGCAGTTACTGACCAACTGTTTGTGGTAGGTACAACATAGGCATTGTCATACATCCATTGTTGCCACTTATCAAATGCTTGTACACGGCACTTGTGGTTGAAGGCCTTAGTTGAGTCAATGTTAGTAAGAAGCTTAGATTGAGTTGGAGAAACAAAGCGAGCCATGTTATATGGAGCACCTTCACTGTAAAGGTCCATTGGTGATGGTTCAGATGATAAACTCCAACCACCTTCAAAGACATCAATCTTAGGACTATCTGCTTGAACATCTTGTACCCAAGAGTTGAATTCCATTGGACGACCACCAACAAATTTAGCATCTAAGCCAATCTTTTGCCATTGTTGGATGTAGTTAGTCCAGATCTTTTCAGCGTTTGGTTGTGTATTACGAACAGCAACGTTAATAGTTAACTTCTTACCATTTGGTTGACGACGGTATTTTTCACCCTTACGCTTCTTGTATCCAGCCTTGTCTAACAATTCATTAGCTTTCTTCAAGTTATATGGGTATCCCTTGATGCTCTTATCAGAGAAGTCACCAAATTGTGCTGGGATTAATGTGTTAATTCTAAATGACAAACCATTGCTGTAACGCTTGGTAACAGCGTCAATGTTCATTGCATAAGCCATCGCTTTACGTAATGAGACATTGTTCATCTTAGCGTTCTTATCCTCAACGTTCTTGCCAGTCTTCTTGTCAAACTTACCTACCTTAAATCCTAAGTAGTTGTAAGATAGAGGAATCTTACCAATGAAGTTAACTCCCTTAGTATCCTTAACATTATTCCATTGAGAGTTAAGCACACCAGTAATATCAAACTTGTGACTCTTAATAGCTTGAGAAACAGAGTTAGTTCCGATTACTTCCATAGTAATCTTATCTAAGTTTGGCTTACCACGCCAGTAATGTTCATTTGGTACATAAGTAACTGATTGACCACGAACAACTTTTTGAACTTTGTATGGACCAAAGAAAAGTGGTTGTTTACGAACCTTATCATCTGATAAAAGTTTATCAAACGGAACGTCTTTCAAGTAGTGGTATGGTTCTGCAGTTTCAAGGAAGTAACCATTACCAGATTGAAGCATACCTGGTTTCATTTCCTTAAAATGAAGAACGACCTTTCGGCCATTTTCACCATTTGGCATTTCGATACCAGAAATCTTGTCGCTCTTTCCCTTGTGGTATTCTTCTAACCCAACAAGGTTAGCTAAAGAATCTGTATATCTTGAAGTCTTAGTCTTAGGATTACCAACGATCTCGTAGGCATATTCAAGGTCCTTAGCAGTTACTTGCTTACCGTCTGACCACTTAACCCCATCTTTAACTTCGATAGTAATTGTCTTAGCGTTCTTATCTAACTTAAAGGTAGCTGCACCCTTATTGTTGATCTTATAGCTGTCATTAACATCGAAGAGTCCTTCTAATCCCGGTGATTGAATTTCTGTGTCAGTAGCAGTATCAGATAATTCTGGTAAGAAAATACCTGTGAAAGGTGAGTCACTTTCAATGGCGTATTTTAATGTTCCACCCTTTTTGACTTGTTTCTTAGGAACTGCTTCCTTAAAACTAACTTTCTTATCGCTAGCATTATTATTGTTGTTATTTCCACAAGCAGTTAAAGTTAATGCCGCCCCTGACAAAACAGTAATTGCTCCTAACCACTTAACTTTTTTCAATTTGTTCTCCTCCTTTATGAGATGACTTAAATTTCTTATTTTTGATTATATGATATTAAAATGAAAAAAACAATACGAAATTTAAATATTTTTTGATAATTTTTATTTTAATTAAAATTACAATAAAATATATACTTTATGTAGTCTATCAAGGCTCAGCACTATTAAAATAAAGTCAAGCAAATAAAAAAACTGCTATATTTTCCTTTTTAAAGCAGAAAGTATAGCAGTTTTTTCATATATTTTTTCTTAATTAAGATTTCTTTTTAATATTTCTTTTAGGAGTAAAATTTAAAGCCAATACTGAACCAATTACTAATAAGGTTCCCAGCCAATCCATCCCAGACATCACTAAACTGAAAATCAAAACTGAACCCACTGTAGCGGACAAAGGTTCAAAGGCATCTAATAAACTTACAGTCGATGGTTTCACATAGCGTAGAGCGTTAGCCATAATTTGAAATGGAATAATCGTTCCAATGATAATTATTGCACCTACGTCCAGCCATACTCTAGGTGTATTTGGAATTGATGTGAACTGCGGATATACAAGCATCAGTCCAATTCCCGCAAATAGCATACCCCAGCCTGTTACAACCAAACTTGATACTCTTTTAACAAGTTTAACTGGGATTAAAGTATAGCTTGCTTCTCCTAATGCCGATAGCAATCCAAAAAATAGAGCCAGTGGAGTAATTGCTAGTTGATTAAAATTACCATGAGTTGATAATAAGAATACGCCAATAAAAGCTAGGATAGCAGCTAATACATCCAATTTTCTTAATACTTGTTGATGAGTGACAGCCAAATATGTTAGGACGAAAAATGGTCCAATAAACTGCAAAATCGTAGCAATTGATGCATTTGCCATCTCAATTGCAATAAAGTAAAAGACTTGTACTGGTAACAAGCCAAAAACCCCATAAGCAATAATATGAAGAGTATTTTTCTTATCTTTTAAAACTGAAAATGGCTTTTGATGTAAGACTGTCGCAATAATTAATAAAACAATCCCAGAGATAATTAATCGGATTTGTGTTAACCAAATCGGTGTAATCTTACTACTCACTTTAAATAAAGATTCGGCAAATAATCCAGATATTCCCCACATTACTGCTGCTAAAGCAGCTAAAATTGTCCATAGCCTACTTTTTGACTGTTTATCCATCCAACTTTTCCTCACAAATTAAAATTGATCTAAATCATCATAACATACTTCCTTTGTTACTTATTTCTCGCTTCATAAAAAATACTGTCCGAAAAATCGAGCAGTATTTTTATATTCAACTAATCTAAATCTTTTCCATTTGATTCAATAACTTTCTTATACCAATAGAATGAATCCTTCGGCCTTCTTTCTAAAGTGCCTTTACCGTTATCGTCACGATCTACATAGATAAACCCATAACGCTTACTCATCTGTCCCGTGCCAGCAGATACTAAGTCAATACATCCCCAAGTAGTATAACCGATAAGATCTACACCATCATCAATTGCGCGCTCCATTGCCTCAATGTGCATTCTTAGATAATCAATTCTATATTCATCATGAATTTTACCATCTTCACTAATTTCATCGACTGCACCAAGACCATTTTCAACAACCATCATTGGAATATCATAACGGTCATACATTAATTCAAGATAGTATTGTAAGCCATCTGGATCAGTTGCCCAGCCCCATTCAGAATACTTCAAATATGGGTTCTTGGCTCCAGCAGCAAAGTTGCCACCTACTTTATCCTTTACTTCATGAGTTGTAACAACATTAGACATGTAGTAAGAAAAAGTATACATATCTACTTTTCCTTCAAGTAAGTCTTTCTTATCTTGATCAGTGATATCAAGATGAACATTGTACTCATCCCACAATCTCTTAGCAAATGTTGGATATTTACCCTTGCATTGCACATCGCCGCAGTAGAAAATATTCTTCTCCCAAGAATGGAAATTAAGCAAAATATCCTTTGGATCTGGTGTAAGAGGATAATCAACAATACCACAAATCATATTTCCGATTACATAGTTTGGATCAATCTCATGAGCCGCCTTAACTGAACGGGCAGAAACAACAAATTGATAGTGTAATTTTTGATATGCATGTTGATAATCTTCATCGGTTCCATTGCCGCCAAACATATCTAAGAACATAACGGCAGTATTAATTTCGTTAAAGGTCAACCAGTATAACTAGTCCTTTATATTCTTTAAATAAAGTAGTGGCATATCTTACGTAACAATCAATCATTCCGCGGTCTTGCCAGTCATTATACTTTTCACTTAAATGAAGTGGATCTTCATAGTGAGAAATAGTTACAAGATGTTCAATGCCATACTTTTTACATTCTTCAAAGACACGTCTATAAAAATCTAATCCCTTTTGGTTTGGTTCTTTATCATCACCATTTGGAAAAATTCTAGTCCATGCAATTGAAAGACGGAAAGTCTTAAATCCCATTTCTGCAAACATTTTAATGTCTTCTTTATATATAGAAAAAAGCTACCACAAACTAGAATATACCTATCTAAGTATATCATCTTTATTTGCAGTAGCTCAGACCTGATCGCATCAGTAATCCGCTTATTTGCAAGGGCTATAATAGCGCTTACATATGATTGTGTCAATAAGTATTTAAATAAAAATATTTATTTTTATGCAACAAAAAAAGAAGGCTGTATAATTTTTCCTGTTGATGAATATCTATGATATTCTATCGACAGGATTTTTTTACGTAAAAAAAGAGGCCATAGTCCTCTCTTACTTAAAATCCTTCTTCGACCAATTCAATTAAGTGTATGGAGATTCAAACTATGTCCTCTTTAAATGATTATATTAAATTTACTCTTGATGTTGAAGATAAAAACATTATTTTTTCTGATTATTCAAATGAAAATATTAACGGTAAGATTTACAAAATATATTTAGCTGAGCTGATCCAGCCTACTTGTCCTTATTGTAGTTCTACTCATCTTAAGCATAATGGTCATTACGTTTCTAACGTTCATTTCATTACTGCTGATGCTAGTAAGCTCGTTACTATCGGATTAAGAAAACAACGTGTTCTCTGCAATGACTGTTTAAAAAGATCTATGGCTCAATCTAACCTTATTAATAAAGGCTGCTATATCTCTAACACTTCTAAGCGAAAAATACTTTCTGCTCTTACTGAAGATCGTTCAATGACTAGTATTGCTAGAAAACATAATGTATCTGTCAACACGGTTCAAAGAGTATTAGAAGCCTGCTCTTCTAAGTTCTATGAT
Protein-coding regions in this window:
- a CDS encoding PTS mannose/fructose/sorbose/N-acetylgalactosamine transporter subunit IIC, which produces MTIQWWQILLLTCLAFWAIIDQLTVSIVNNPLAIGMISGIIMGDITTGLAVGATLQLMVLGVSTYGGASMPDFMTGAIVGTVYAVISGKGVQFAIGLAVPVGLLMVQLDVLARFANTIFQHRIDTFIKENKPNAAARNALWGTFTWGLSRAIPVFILLVVGNDVVKAILRIIPAWLTDGLKVSGHILPIVGIAILLRYLPTKRFISYLAIGFIAAAYLKMPMLGVALLGAALAYLHYTREVEKLNTKPNSSEKVTESEEYTNEEGEYEN
- a CDS encoding PTS system mannose/fructose/sorbose family transporter subunit IID — its product is MKRENMKTNSNKLTKKDLFRANWRWLWASQLSWNYEKMMAPGYFYTVLPFLKRWYKDEELVEMMQMQSQFFNVNAFDGNFIIGMDLAIEEKQGSKAKETIAGLKTGLMGPLAGVGDTIFGAIIPTICGSIGAYMGLRGNPFGAFLWIIVNLIVLFTRFGFLNLGYSQGAKLIDSASGKLNAITDSAILLGVTVVGALIPTVVNVKVPFVYRAGKVTLKMQTILNQIMPSLVPVLLVALVYWLLGKKHVTSTKMIWFVLILGIVLSYFHILSA
- a CDS encoding PTS mannose/fructose/sorbose transporter subunit IIAB produces the protein MNNFLIVSHGEYAKATLASCEMIAGKLSNVKAIAFKQTMNQDDLLDEIAQTAESFEQVPTIIVDIAGGTPANAALRYQQEHPEVKVYSGLCLPLLLAGVMGTPMEEAIKQAKENIAPVGNSTKDKPTPTKKESHQSNELNKNAEAEPQTMHNVRIDERLIHGQVATMWTNALRLTRIMVVGDDIVKNDIQKTALKTACPHGVHLSILTAKGAARRINEGKYKGQTVLVLVKNPRVLRQMIDNGVNLPEINVGNMSTKADSRQVAKSVAVTAEDVDNFNYLNEHGCHLYHQMVPAEDKEEFMELLKK
- a CDS encoding oligopeptide ABC transporter substrate-binding protein, which encodes MKKVKWLGAITVLSGAALTLTACGNNNNNNASDKKVSFKEAVPKKQVKKGGTLKYAIESDSPFTGIFLPELSDTATDTEIQSPGLEGLFDVNDSYKINNKGAATFKLDKNAKTITIEVKDGVKWSDGKQVTAKDLEYAYEIVGNPKTKTSRYTDSLANLVGLEEYHKGKSDKISGIEMPNGENGRKVVLHFKEMKPGMLQSGNGYFLETAEPYHYLKDVPFDKLLSDDKVRKQPLFFGPYKVQKVVRGQSVTYVPNEHYWRGKPNLDKITMEVIGTNSVSQAIKSHKFDITGVLNSQWNNVKDTKGVNFIGKIPLSYNYLGFKVGKFDKKTGKNVEDKNAKMNNVSLRKAMAYAMNIDAVTKRYSNGLSFRINTLIPAQFGDFSDKSIKGYPYNLKKANELLDKAGYKKRKGEKYRRQPNGKKLTINVAVRNTQPNAEKIWTNYIQQWQKIGLDAKFVGGRPMEFNSWVQDVQADSPKIDVFEGGWSLSSEPSPMDLYSEGAPYNMARFVSPTQSKLLTNIDSTKAFNHKCRVQAFDKWQQWMYDNAYVVPTTNSWSVTAVNNKVTGWSLKPSANSWYDVGFTK
- a CDS encoding EamA family transporter; amino-acid sequence: MDKQSKSRLWTILAALAAVMWGISGLFAESLFKVSSKITPIWLTQIRLIISGIVLLIIATVLHQKPFSVLKDKKNTLHIIAYGVFGLLPVQVFYFIAIEMANASIATILQFIGPFFVLTYLAVTHQQVLRKLDVLAAILAFIGVFLLSTHGNFNQLAITPLALFFGLLSALGEASYTLIPVKLVKRVSSLVVTGWGMLFAGIGLMLVYPQFTSIPNTPRVWLDVGAIIIIGTIIPFQIMANALRYVKPSTVSLLDAFEPLSATVGSVLIFSLVMSGMDWLGTLLVIGSVLALNFTPKRNIKKKS